From a single Bacillus pumilus genomic region:
- a CDS encoding DoxX family protein → MKRVLHIGSTYVFALLFISAGIFHVIEPGGFARMMPGWPFPYVMVYATACLEWLLAVLLLLPSVRVTAAKTIAVYLVLIFPANLFAAREGIPFPGQESTDQALLWIRLIGQPIMIVWVMSIAKWEKKLKQ, encoded by the coding sequence ATGAAGCGTGTCCTGCATATAGGAAGTACATACGTCTTTGCGCTTTTATTCATATCAGCCGGCATTTTTCATGTGATAGAGCCAGGCGGTTTTGCCCGGATGATGCCAGGCTGGCCATTTCCATATGTAATGGTCTATGCGACTGCATGCCTTGAATGGCTGCTGGCGGTTCTGCTGCTTCTGCCAAGTGTCAGAGTGACAGCAGCAAAAACCATTGCTGTCTATCTTGTACTCATTTTCCCTGCAAATCTATTTGCTGCACGAGAGGGAATTCCATTTCCAGGGCAAGAAAGCACAGATCAAGCCTTACTATGGATAAGGCTGATTGGACAGCCGATTATGATTGTATGGGTGATGTCCATTGCGAAATGGGAAAAAAAGCTGAAACAATGA
- a CDS encoding Gfo/Idh/MocA family protein, protein MVRFAVIGTNWITDRFLQAGEGMADFTCTAVYSRSAEKGQAFADKYGIDTVFTNLQQMAESDAFDAVYIASPNALHKEQAMLMMEHQKHVLCEKPFASHRKEVEEMIAAAKKHQVCLMEAMKTTFLPNFLQIKQHLNQLGPIRQVVAHYCKYSSRYDAYRNGELPNAFKPELSNGSLMDIGVYLVYPAIYLFGLPNQITARGYKLSSGVDGSGTVLLQYEGHQALLFHSKISTSHLSAEIQGEDATMVIDQFHRPSRITIHDRHGHKTDLSLKDDQPAMYYEISHFIECIQQGLGQSPVNTFALSVQAMSVMDEARRQMGVLYPADRQYEWGMT, encoded by the coding sequence ATGGTTCGATTTGCTGTCATCGGAACGAACTGGATTACAGATCGATTCTTACAGGCCGGTGAAGGAATGGCTGATTTTACATGTACAGCCGTCTATTCACGGTCCGCTGAAAAAGGCCAGGCCTTTGCCGACAAATACGGCATTGATACGGTTTTTACGAATTTACAACAAATGGCGGAAAGTGATGCGTTTGATGCAGTGTATATTGCGAGTCCAAATGCTCTTCATAAGGAGCAGGCTATGTTGATGATGGAGCATCAAAAGCACGTTTTATGCGAAAAACCATTCGCCTCTCACCGAAAAGAAGTGGAAGAGATGATTGCTGCAGCGAAGAAACATCAAGTTTGTTTGATGGAAGCGATGAAAACGACATTTCTGCCAAACTTTCTTCAAATCAAGCAGCATCTTAATCAGCTCGGGCCCATCCGGCAAGTGGTCGCTCATTACTGTAAATATTCCTCAAGATATGATGCTTATCGAAATGGCGAGCTGCCAAATGCTTTTAAGCCTGAATTATCGAATGGTTCTTTAATGGATATCGGTGTGTACCTTGTCTACCCTGCCATCTATTTATTTGGTCTGCCGAATCAAATCACCGCAAGAGGATATAAGCTTTCTTCTGGTGTGGATGGGAGCGGTACAGTCCTTTTACAGTATGAAGGGCATCAAGCACTTCTTTTTCATTCTAAAATTTCAACGTCTCATTTATCTGCGGAAATTCAAGGAGAGGATGCGACGATGGTGATTGATCAATTCCACCGTCCTTCACGTATCACGATCCATGATCGTCACGGACACAAAACCGACCTCTCTCTCAAAGATGATCAGCCAGCCATGTATTATGAAATTAGTCACTTTATTGAATGTATTCAGCAAGGATTGGGACAGTCTCCAGTCAATACGTT